The Corylus avellana chromosome ca8, CavTom2PMs-1.0 genome has a segment encoding these proteins:
- the LOC132190475 gene encoding pathogenesis-related protein PR-1-like has translation MSLMKPALGTITIFLLLISTTHAVPTKSQHVSQASQFLAPHNVARLALRLRPLLWDAKLARYAQWYANQRRFDCALEHSDGPYGENIFWGSGNDWTPSQAVADWVSERQWYDYWSNSCAGGEQCGHYTQIVWSSTRRVGCARVKCLGDRGVFMTCNYDPPGNYIGERP, from the coding sequence atgTCCCTAATGAAACCTGCGTTGGGCACGATCACCATTTTTCTTCTGCTAATCTCAACCACCCATGCTGTCCCAACCAAAAGCCAGCACGTAAGCCAAGCGAGCCAGTTTTTGGCTCCTCACAATGTCGCTCGGCTCGCCCTTCGGCTGCGGCCCTTGCTGTGGGACGCAAAGCTGGCGCGCTACGCACAATGGTACGCCAATCAACGACGCTTTGACTGCGCTTTGGAGCACTCCGACGGGCCCTACGGCGAGAACATCTTTTGGGGCAGCGGCAACGACTGGACGCCGTCTCAGGCAGTGGCGGACTGGGTTTCGGAGCGCCAGTGGTACGATTATTGGTCGAACTCGTGCGCCGGCGGCGAGCAATGCGGGCATTACACTCAGATAGTGTGGAGCTCGACGAGGAGAGTTGGGTGCGCCAGGGTGAAGTGTTTGGGCGACAGAGGGGTTTTCATGACTTGCAACTATGACCCTCCTGGGAATTACATTGGCGAAAGGCCATAA